From Bradyrhizobium sp. 4:
GCCGCCGATTTGCGCGGCGGCCGCGCCCAGGGCAACCGCGAGGTGATCTATCTCCAGACCAGCGATGCCGGCAACTTCCTGCGCTTCACAGACACCACCAACAAGGTCTTTGGCGGCCAGATGGTGGTGGCCATGGAGCCGCCGACGTCGGAGCCCACGACCCGGGAAGGCCTGATCAATGTGCGCGACTTCTCGGTCAAGGGAATGGATCAACTCGATCGCGTCGCGGCGGGCGCTCCCAACGGGGCGCAGAGCGGCGTGGCCTTTACGGCGATGCGTGCGGAGTTCACGCGGCAGAACGGCGCGCTCACGATCCGCGACGGCGTGGTCAAGGGGCCGATGATCGGCGCCACCATCGAGGGCTCAATCGACTTTCCCGGCAATCAAGTCTGCATGAGCGGCACATTCGTGCCGATGTATGGCGTCAACAACATCTTCGGCCAGATCCCGTTGTTCGGCATCTTCCTCGGCGGCGGCAACAATGAAGGATTGATCGGCGTGACCTACGAGGTCGTCGGCACCCCGGCCGCGCCCGTGATGCGCGTCAATCCGATTTCGGCGATGGCACCCGGTCTGTTCCGCAAGATCTTCGAATTCAACACCGGCAAACAGAACTCGCCGTTCGAGGAATTCCCGTCGCAGTCGAACGATGGTTCGACCGGAACGACGCGCCAGCTCTCGAGCGGCTGCACCCTCGCGCGGCGATAGCGGCGAGGCTGCCGAGCTCCTTCCAATAAGCGCGCAGAACGTGGATGGCCGGGACAAGCCCGGCCATGACGACGTGCTGGGTTTGATGCCGGCCGCTTACGCCGCGCGCACGCCGGCCAGGAAGGTTCCGACTTCGCCGGAGAGCTGCTCGGCCTGCTTGGACAGGTTTGACGCAGCTGCGAGCACCATGCCTGCCGCATTGCCGGTCTCGTTTGCTGCCGTGCTGACGCCGCCGATATTGGTGGTGACTTCCTGGGTCGCCTCCGCCGTCTGCGAGACGCTGCGGGCGATCTCGGCGGTGGCGGCGCCTTGCTCCTCGATCGCGGCGCCGATCGAGGAGGCGATCCGGCTGACCTCCTCGATGGTGGCGGTGATGCCGCCGATGGCGTCTACCGCTTCCTTGGTCGCGCCCTGGATCTGGGCGATCTTGTCGCCGATCTCGCGGGTGGCTTCCGCAGTCTGGCTCGCCAGCGACTTCACCTCCGAAGCGACGACAGCAAAGCCGCGGCCGGCTTCACCGGCGCGCGCGGCCTCGATGGTGGCGTTGAGCGCGAGCAGATTGGTCTGCGCCGCGATGCTGGAAATCAGCTCGGCGACGTGCTCGATCTGCTGGGCTCCGTCCGAGAGGGCGCGCACGATGGTGTCGGTGCGGCGTGCGCTGTCCACGGCACGGCCGGTGACCACGGCGGACTGCGCGACCTGACGGCTGATCTCGGTGATGGACGAGGAGAGCTCCTCGGCGGCGGCCGCGACCGTCTGGACGCGCTGGCTGGCTTCGGTGGCGGCCGAGCCCACGACGGCGGCGCGGCGGTTGGTGCCTTCCGCGGTCGACGACATCGACTTGGCGGTGACCTCCAAGTCGCCGGAGCCCGAGGCCATCAGGCCGACGAGCTGACCGACGGAGGCATCGAAGCGATCGGCCAGCGAGATCAGCGCGTCGCGTTTCTCCTGTTCGCTGCGGGTCTTGGTGGCGACCTGCTCGGCCTCCAGCTTACGCGCCGTCAGCGCGGTCTGCCTGAGCACTTCGAGGGTTTCGGCCATGCGGCCGATCTCGTCGCCGCGACCGGTCTCCTCGACCGCCGCATCGATGGCGCCTTCGGAAATGGCCTGCATGCGGTTCTTCTGGCGGTCGAGCGCGCCGAGCACATCGCGCGCAATCAGCCAGGACAGCGTCGCCATCAGCAGCATCAGGCCGATGCCGATCGCCCCCAGCTCCAGCGTCAAGGCTCGCACGTCGGCGTCAATGTCGTCGACATAGAGGCCGTAGCTGATCGTCGCGTTCCAGGGCGCGAATTTGCGCGCGAACACGGTCTTGCGGACGGGCTCCGTCTGGCCGGGGCGGGGATAGAGATAGGAGGTCACGCCGCCCTGTGCGGTCTCAGCGCCAGCCTTGATAATGGCGTCGGCGATCAGGACGCCATTGGAGTCCTTCGCACCGGTGATCTTGCCCTCGAGCTGCTGGTTGGCGCCGTTGACGATGAGGGACGTATCGGCGTTATAGACCACCGGATAGCCTTGGCCGCCATTGAAGCTCATGCGGCGGCCGCGCTGGTGGAACTGGACCTTCGCTTCGGCCTGCGTCAGCTTGCCGGCGCCGACTTCTTCTTCAAGTGATTGGGCGAGGTTATGGAGCATATCGACCGCGGTCCGCATCTGCTGGACGCGGTCCTCAAGCATGCGGCTCTTGCTGAGCACGGACGACACCCCGATGATGGCCGTGACCGTGAGTGCCGAAAGACAGACCATGCTGGCGAGCTTGGTGCGGATCTTGAGGTGGCTCAGCAGCTTCATCACGGCCTCGACGGAATGGTTATTGTTGCTCGCGTCGGTAGCATGAAATTCTTACCAATCATGAATGGACGCGTGCGACGGCTGCCGCGCAAGCGGCGTCCGCGAGCCGCATGCGCAAACATCCATGCGGAAAAGCGCCGTGTCGGCGCATGGCAAGTCAACTGGGAGAAAGATTGTGTGGGTCTTTAGTCCCGACCGAATCCGGTGGGAGCGGACATGAACCGATTCGTTCATCGCCTCATCATGTCGATGCTGCTGGTCGCGGTCCTCGTCCTCGTCTGGAACGTGCTGGGCTCGCGCTGAGATGGCACCCGTAAATGTTCGGGTGCCATCCCTTTATTCGCGAATCAATTGCTGCCATCTCAGCGCCGCGCGACGCGACGCCGGTTGTGCCGCTAGTCCTTGCCCATCGCCGCATCGGCGCTGACCGAGCCGCCGCCGGCTGCCGAGAGATAGAGGCAGGCGAAGCAGAACAGGATCGCCGCGGTGCCACCATTGAGCAGCGGCAGGAACACCGGCGTCTCGCCCTTGAACATGTGGCCCATGAAGTAGGCGAAGGCCATCTCACCCGACAGGATGAACGCCGCGAGGCGGGTGAACAGGCCGATCATCAGCAGCGCGCCAAGCACGAGCTCAAGCGTACCGGCTGCGTAGATGAGCGGCGGGATGTTTGCGAAGTAGGGAAGCACCGGAAACTTGAACAGCTTGGCGATGCCGTACTGGAGCAACAGGAGTCCAGTGATGAAGCGAAACAGGCTCAAGAGAACCGGTTGAAAGCGAACGAGATAGGGAAAGTTCATTGGTTTGTGCCCTCCATCCAATGCTTGCGACTAGGACCGCATTCAGTTCTGCCCTGCAAGCCGCCCAAGGGCAATTTGCGCTGACATTTTTGTCATGTCGGACAAAACACCGCAGGAGGGACTTTCACCCGCGCGCCATCCACATCTTTTGCAGCTGTTCGCGTCGTGCCCATCCGTAATTTCCCGGTGACGCGAATGCCCGCAGGTTACCTTCGGGAGACCTAGCGCCGCAAGGCGGGCACGACCAGGAACGGGATCATCCCGAGCACCACGCTGGCAAGCGCGAAGGCGAGCAGCGCGTTGTAACCGTGGGTCGCGTCATGGATCAGGCCGCCGCTCCAGGAGCCGAACGCCGAGCCGAGTCCGCTGCCGATCGAGATCGTGCCGTAGATGGTGCCGACGCGCTTGCCCCCGAAGATCTTCATCGCGGTCGCCGTGATCAGCGGTCCACGTGAGCCCATCATGCTGCCGAAGCAGACCACGAATCCGGTGAGCAGGAGGAGATTGGCGGAGTATTGCAACAGCCACAGCAGGAAGATGCCGAGGATCGAGATCGCGTAGCTGAGCAGCACCGACGGCCGACGTCCGATCAGGCCATCGAGCGCGGACACGCCGAGCATGCCGAACACCAGCACGACGCCGGAGAAGCCCCAGGCGGTCGCGGCCTGCAACGGTGGAAAGCCGGCATCGATCAGATAGGCCACGATCTGGGCGGCAATCGCGTACATGCCGACCGCGGTGAAGAAGAAGGTCGAGAACAGCGCCCAGAAGGCGTGATGGCGCATCGCGCTCGGAAGGGTCCAGCCGTGATCGACGAAATCCGGGTCGGTCTTCTTCGCGATATGCGGCGAGCCCGAGGCGAACAGCCGCCATGGCAGCAGCATGAGCGGCACCAGCAGGCCGAGCGCGGCGAAGCCGAACAGCTGGTAGGTTTCGCGCCAACCGAGATGATCGATCAAAAGCTGCGAGGCCGGCAGCAGCGCCAGCACGCCGCCACCCATGGCCGAGTAGACCACCGCCATCGCGGTCGGCAGCTTTGGGCCGAACCAGCGGCCCAGTAGGATCGAGTTCGGCACATTGCCGATGAAGGCGACGCCGACGCCAACGCAGAGTCCGATCGAGAGCTGGAACTGCCAGAGTGACTGCGCGTGCGCCGCAATCAGGAAAGCCGAGCCGAGCAGCAACAGGCCGAGTGCATAGACGATGCGCGGTCCGGAATGATCGAAAAGCCGTCCGACAAACGGCGCAGTCAGTCCGCTGATGAGCCAGGTCAGCGAATAGATCGAGACCACTTGGGCGCGATCCCAGCCAAAATTTTCCGAGATCGGCTTCAGGAAGACGGTGAAGCTTTCGCTGAGGCCGCGGCCGAGCACGGCGAGTGTGAAGCAGAGCGCGAGCACCACGAGCGCGGTGCGCACGACGCCCTGCGGCGTCGCCGTGACGCGTTCCCTGGTCGCTTGCTTCTGGTCCATTGCCGATCAGGGAGCGCGCTTCAGCGCGCCCTGACAAGCAGCGAAAAGCTCATACGCCTATGCAGGCCTGAGCAGGATGTGCTTCTTCTTGCCGAACGACAGCTTGATCACGCCTTCCGGCGTCAGGTCGGCCGCCGACAACGCCATCTTCTCGTCGGTGACGGGCTCGTCGTTGACGCGCAGGCCGCCGCCCTTGATCTGGCGCCGTGCTTCGCCGTTAGAGGCAACGAGGCCCGCCTTGACGAAGGCGTTGAGCACGCCGAGACCGGCGTCGAATTCGCCGCGTGGAATTTCCACGGTCGGCAGGCTCTCGGCCAGCGCACCTTCCTCGAAGGTGCGGCGCGCGGTCTCGGCCGCCTCGTTCGCTGCGTCGCGGCCATGCAGGAGCGCGGTCGCCTCCGTGGCGAGCACCTTCTTGGCCTCGTTGATCTCGGAGCCTCCGAGCGCCTCGAGCTTCCTGATCTCGCTCATCGGCAGCGTCGTGAATAGCTTGAGGAATTTGCCGACGTCGGCATCCTCGGTGTTGCGCCAGTACTGCCAGAAATCATAGGCCGAGAACTGGTCGGCGTTGAGCCAGACCGCGCCTTGCGCGGTCTTGCCCATCTTGACCCCCGATGCCGTCGTCAGCAGCGGCGTCGTCAGCGCATACAGTTGATGGGTGCCCATGCGGCGGCCGAGATCGACGCCCATGATGATGTTGCCCCACTGGTCGGAGCCGCCCATCTGCAAGTTGCAGCCGGTCCGCCTGGCGAGTTCGACATAGTCGTAGGCCTGGCAGATCATATAGTTGAACTCGATGAAGCTCATCTCCTGCTCGCGCTCGAGGCGTAGGCGCACGGAGTCCATGGTCAGCATGCGGTTGACCGAGAAGTGCCGGCCGATGTCGCGCAGCATCTCGATGTAATTGAGCTTTGTCAGCCACTCGGCATTGTCGAGCATGATGGCGTCGCTCTTGCCCTCGCCATAGCGCAGCACTTTTGCGAACACGCCGCGGATCGATTCCTTGTTGGCCTCGATCTCGGCGACGGAGCGGATCGCCCGCGTCTCGTCCTTGCCGGAGGGGTCGCCGACCATGGTGGTGCCGCCGCCCATCAGCGTGATCGGCTTGTTGCCGGACTGCTGCAGCCAGTGCAGCATCATCATGGTCAGGTAATTGCCGATATGGAGCGAGCGGGCGGTGCAATCGTAGCCGACGTAGCCGGTCACTTCGCCCTTGGCGGCGAGGGCGTCCAGCCCCTCGAAATCGGAGCACTGGTGGACGAATCCACGTTCCTGCAGCGTGTTGAGGAAATCCGATTTGAATGCAGTCATTTGTCGGCGCGCCTGACAATTCTTGGTTTACTGTTTTGGGAGCAATTTAAGGGTCTTCTATGGGAACTCGATTGCTGCCCGCTACTTTGGCCTGTGGCATTATAAGATGTGTCCCTCTGGCACAAGATCGGCATGCCGGAAGGGTCTCTTGAGGACGCTGATCCATGATGTTGACGGCACTCGGTTTGATGAGCGGCACCTCGCTGGATGGGGTGGATGTTGCGCTGATCGAAACCGACGGAAAGCAGGTGAAGGCGTTCGGGCCGTCCGGCTACCGGCCTTATAGCCCGGCGGAGCGCAACCTGCTGCGTCAGGCGCTGAGCGAGGCGGTGCACCTGCCGCAGCGCGATGCCCGGCCGGGAGTTCTGGCCGACGCCGAACGCGCGGTGACGCTCGCGCATGCCGAGGCGGTTGCCACCTTCGTCGCCCAGAACCGGATGAAACCGGAAGACATCGACATCGTGGGCTTCCACGGCCAGACCGTGCTGCACCGCCCCGAGAAGCGACTGACCGTGCAGATCGGCGATGCGCCGGCGCTGGCCAAGGCGATCCATATCCCGGTGATGCATGATTTCCGCGCCGCCGACGTCGAGGCCGGCGGGCAGGGCGCGCCATTCGTGCCGGTCTACCACCGGGCGCTCGTCCATTCGCTGGAGCGCGAAGGGCCGATCGTTGTCGTCAATATCGGCGGCGTCTCCAACATCACCTATATCGACGGCAACGACACGCTGATCGCCTGCGATACCGGGCCCGGCAACGCGCTGCTCGACGATTTCATGTACCGCACCATGAATCAGGCGTTCGACGCGGACGGAAAGTTCGCAGCGCTCGGCAAGGCCGACGAGGCCTGGATTGCACGGGCGCTGGAATTGCCGTTCTTCGCAAGCCCGCCGCCGAAATCGCTCGACCGCAACGATTTTGCTGCCCTCAAGCTGGGCGATATCGCGCCGGCCGATGGCGCCGCGACGCTCACCGCCTTCACTGCGGCGGCCATCGCCCGCATCGTCCCGCTGCTGCCACGCAGGCCGCGAAGCTGGATCGTCTGCGGCGGCGGCGCCCGCAACCGGACCATGCTGCAGATGCTGCGGGAGCGCGTGGGGTCCGCCACTGTCGAGGCCGCCGAGACAGTCGGCTGGGCCTCCGACGCCATCGAGGCGCAGGCCTTCGGCTTCCTGGCTGCCCGCGGCCTAAAGGGCCTGCCGCTGTCGTATCCCGCGACCACGGGCGTGCCGATGCCGATGACAGGCGGGGTGATCGCGCGGCCGTGAGGTGATCCTACATCGATACCGGTCGATGCAAATGCACGAACTTGACGAATGTATGCAACTGCATCTATATTGGATGCAGTTGCATCCAACCGCCGGGATCTTTGCCATGACCGCTTCACTCAAACTGATCAGCCACAAGCTTTGTCCATACGTGCAGCGGGCCGTGATCGCGCTCAACGAGAAGGGTGCCCCGTTCGAGCGGGTCGACATCGATCTCGCCAACAAGCCGGACTGGTTTCTCAAACTGTCGCCGCTCGGCAAGGTGCCGGTGCTGGTGGTTGCGACCGACAAGGGCGAGGTCGCGCTGTTCGAGAGCAACGTGATCTGCGAATACATCGAGGAGACGCAAGGCGGCGGAAAACTGCATCCGACTGATGCGCTCGAGCGTGCCGAGCATCGCGCCTGGATGGAGTTCGGCTCGGCGATTCTCGGCGATCTCTGGGGGCTGGAGACCACGACCGACCCGGCGACGTTTGAGAGTAAGCGCCAGGCACTCGTGGCGAAGTTCGCGCGTGTCGAGGCCGCGCTCAGCGCAAGCCCATTCTTTGCCGGCGATGCGTTCAGTCTCGTCGATGCGGTGTTCGCTCCCGTCTTCCGCTATTTCGATGTGTTCGATGAAGTGACCGAACTCGGCATCTTCAAGGATCTACCGAAGGTGCGCGCGTGGCGCGCCGAGCTGGCAAAGCGTCCAAGCGTCCGTACTGCGGTGGGCGCGGACTATCCGCAATTGCTGCGCGCCTTCCTCGTGCGCCACGACGCGCATCTGCTCAAGCTTGCGGCCTGAGCCCACGCCGATGTCGCAATCCATGGCCTGGCTGATGCTGGTGATCGCCGGCGCACTTGATATCGGTTGGGCGATCTCGATGAAATATGCGGAGGGCTACACGCGCGCTGGATGGAGCATCGTCTCGCTCGTGCTGCTCGCAGCCTTCGTTGTCCTGCTCGGGCGTGCCTTGAAGGTGCTCGAGGTCGGCGTCGCCTATTCGGTGTGGACCGGCATCGGCGCGGCCGGCACCTTCGTCATGGGCGTCGTGCTGTTCGGCGAGACCTTGAGCGCGATGAAACTAGCGGGCATCGCGCTCGTCTTGATGGGAATCGTCGCGCTCAAGCTGGCTTAAAACCGAGCTTTAGTTTGGTAGCCCGGATGGAGCGAAGCGCAATCCGGGGCCTTGTCTCAGCAGATGGAGCTTCCCGGATTCGCTTCGCTCCATCCGGGCTACAAGGCTCAGCGACGAGGCCTCAGCGCACGTTGGCGAGGCGCATGTCGAGATAGGCGGTGATGGTTTCCATCAGCGGCTCGAGCTTGGCGTCGAAGAAATGATTGGCGCCGGGGATGACCTGTTGGTCGATCACGATGCCCTTCTGCGTCTTCAGCTTTTCAACCAGCGTGTTGACGTCCTTGGGCGGCACCACCGCGTCCTTCTCGCCGTGCACGATGAGCCCAGAGGACGGGCAGGGCGCGAGGAACGAGAAGTCGTAGAGGTTGGCGGGCGGCGCGATCGAGATGAAGCCCTCGACCTCCGGACGGCGCATCAGCAGCTGCATGCCGATCCAGGCGCCGAAGGAGAAGCCGGCAACCCAGCAGGCGCGCGCTTCGGGATTGATGGTCTGCGCCCAGTCGAGCGCCGCGGCCGCGTCCGACAATTCGCCGGTGCCGTGGTCGAACGAGCCCTGGCTGCGGCCGACGCCGCGGAAATTGAATCGCAGCACCGAGAAGCCACGATGCGCGAACGCATAGTAGCACTGGTAGATGATCTGGTGATTCATCGTGCCGTGGAACTGCGGATGCGGGTGCAGGACCATCGCGATCGGCGCGTTCTTCTGCTTGGCCGGATGGTAGCGGCCTTCGAGACGGCCGGCGGGGCCGGTGAAAATAACTTCAGGCATGATGATCTCTTGATTGATCCCTTGAAGACGCTCTTCAACAATCAACCGATTGTGCGGACTTCGTCGGCTGCTGGGCCGATCAAGCCGCGAATGGAAGGGTGGAGCGGCGCCCTCGGATGATGCGCGAGCGGCGCGCGGCGAACTGACGCGCGCGTTCTAACATGAGGCGAGGGTCAAAAAGCAAGCATCTTGAACATCGCCCAATGAGCTCAAGAGCTTACCCGGTCATGCCAGTGTCGTGCCGACGGCTGCCGGGACCCAACCAGGTGACGGCCAGGATCGGTGGTGTGGCAACAACCAATTGGAATCACGATTGTTTATCGTTTGTCGGGCGATCGCCGGTGGCGATTCACACCGGCTCGGTGCGATCTCCCAGGGAGGCGACCGCGGGCCGATAGCGGCGGCTGCCCCCAAGCGTCTGCCCATTGTCGAATGTGAGCTCGAAATCCCCTGACGGCTTGAAGTCCACGGCGCTCACCCGGTCGAGATTGGCGAGCCTGGTCCGGTGCACGCGCACGATGGCGAAGCGGGCGAGCTCGCTTTCGGTCGCGGCCAACGTGCCGCGGATCAGGTGCTGGATGCCGCTGGCGAGGTTGTATTCGATGTAATTGCCGGCAGAGGCGACCCACAGGATGTCGCGCGGCACGACGCGAATGCGGCTGGTGCCGTCCCGGAGCCAGATCAGATCGGGGGACGACTGCTCCAATGGAACGGCCGGGATGGGCATCGCCGCCCGCACGGCCTTCCGCAGCTCGCGCCGGCTTTCGAGCAGCCAGAGCGTTGCTCCGAGCAGCAAAGCGGTCACGGCATCCTTGCGGAACTCGTATAGGACCGCCGCCAACGAGAAATGGAAGTCGTAGGCACTTCCCGCGAGCCAGAGCAGGAATTTCCGGACCGCTACCATTCCGGTGATGTGGAGGGCCGAGAAGCCAAGCAAGGCGACCGCGGCGATTCCGATCCGAATTGCCAGCGGCCGTGTCTGGCGCATGCGCCGGACGGCCAGCACCAGGATCGGCACCAGCAGCAAGATGACGATGATGCTCGACAGCTCCCAGAACAGTCGCCGGCCAATGTCATAGCTGTCGCCACGCCAGGCGGCGTCCTGCGCGCCGGAGAGCGCATTGACGATCCCGATGGCGAGCGAGACGGCGGCGATGGCGGCGAACATCGTCCCGTCGCCACTGATCCCGCCGGGCCAACCGCTCGTCCCGGACCCCGACGCCTCGTCCCCTCGCGCCCGGTCCTGATCCCAAACCGTCTCGACACGCTCCGTTTCGGGGGCATTTTGGCCGTCAGCCATGGCCCAAAACCCGTGTTTGCCGTCCCGCCGAGGAGCAGAGAACCATGTCAACACCGCAACAAATTTCGACTTCGGAACGACGCATCGATCTGGATTGGGTGCGGATTTTAGCGTTCGGGCTCTTGATCTTCTACCACGTCGGCATGCTCTACGTGTCCTGGGGGTTTCACATCAAGAGCGAGCACCGGCTGACTTGGCTCGAGCCCCTGATGCTGGTCATCAATCCCTGGCGGCTGTCGCTGTTGTTTCTGGTTTCCGGCGTCGCCACCCGTTTCATGCTGGGCAAGTACAACCTCGGTGCCTTCGTCCGCACGCGCTCGGCACGACTCCTGATCCCACTGATCTTTGGCATGTTCGTGATCGTGCCGCCGCAGTCCTACCTCCAGATCGTTGAGAGCCTCGGTTACCCCGCCGGCTTCGCCGATTTTTACGTCCGGCACTATCTGGCGTTCGGAGCGCAATTCTGCCCGAACCCCTGTATCGTGCTGCCGACCTGGAACCATCTCTGGTTCGTAGTCTATCTATGGGTCTACACCGTCGCGCTGGCCGGCGTGCTCTGGCTGCGGCCCATGCTGGCCGATCGGCTCGGCCCGAGACTGGCTGTCCTCCTCACCGGACCCGGGCTGCTGGTCCTGCCGTGCCTTTTGTTCGCGGCCTGGCGCTTGTTCCTGTTTCCGGCCTTCCCGTCGACGCACGCGCTGTTCGGCGACTGGTACAACCATGCGGACCATGCGACCGCGTTCCTGATTGGCTTCCTGCTGGCGAAAGAGGGCGGTATCTGGCGCGATATCGAACGGCAGCGCTGGATTGCGCTCGCAGTTGCCGCAAGCCTGTTCGTCCTGTTCATTCTGCTTCGTGCCGGCCTGGCCGAGCCATCGCCGATGCTGAGATGGTTCGCGAGCTCGGCCTATGGCTGCTACCAATGGCTGGCGATGGCGGCGGTGCTCGGCTTTGCGCGACGCCACCTGACGGCCGACGGCCCCGTGCGCCGCTATCTGACCGATGCGATCTTTCCCTATTACATCGTGCATCAGACCGCGATCATCATGATCGCGCACGCATTGCAGGGCAGCGGGCTATCAGCCGGAAGCGAAGCCGCCATCGTAATATCAGGCACCGCGCTCACTTGCCTCGTCGCCTACGAGATCGCGCGTCGGATCGCCTGGCTACGGCCACTGTTTGGCCTCCGGACAGAGGTCCGATCCTCGGCCGGAATTGCGCAGCAACAGCCGGCCTGATGTGCGGCGGCTGCCGATTGGCGCGAGGGTAAAAGATGCTAAGAGGGCGCCATGCCGAGCCGCGTCTATCTCGACTGGAATGCGACCACGCCGCTGCGCGCCGAGGCGCGCGCAGCGATGCTGGCCGCCTACGAGCTGATCGGCAATCCGTCCTCGGTTCACGCCGAGGGGCGCGAGGCGCGACGGCTTGTCGAGGGGGCGCGGGCCGTCCTTGCGACCGCAGTAGGCGCGCTGCCGCGGAACGTCGTCTTCACCTCCACCGGAACCGAAGCCAACGCGCTGGCGCTGTCGCCGGGCCTGCGGGGGCCGTCGGGAGGGCCTGTCGAGCGGCTTCTGGTCTCGGCCGTCGAGCATGCTTCGGTAATGGCAGGCGGCCGGTTCCCGGCGGATGAGATCGGTCAGATCAGGGTCACACGCTCCGGCGTGATCGACCTCGATCATTTAGAGGCGCTGCTCAGCGATGGCCCGCCGGCGTTGGTCTCCGTCATGGCCGCCAATAATGAGACGGGCGCGCTGCAGCCGGTCACTGACGTCGCGGGAATCGTTCACGGGGCCGGCGGCCTCCTGCACGTCGATGCAATCCAGGCGCTTGGAAAAATCCCTTTTGATATCAAGGTGATCGGCGCGGACCTTGCGACCTTTTCTGCGCACAAGATCGGCGGCCCCAAGGGGGTCGGCGCGCTGGTCGTGGCCGACGGCGTGGCCGGACTTGCGCCGGTGCTGCGGGGCGGCGGGCAGGAGCTGAACCGGCGCGCCGGAACCGAGAATGTCGCCGGCATTGCCGGCTTCGGGGCATCCGTGCGGGTTGCCCTTCAGGCTTTGCCGGAAGATGCGGAGCGCATGGCAACCCTCAGAGATCGCTTGGAAAATGGCATTCGCTCCATGGCCGGCGCCACGGTCTTCTCAGACGACGTCAAGCGGTTGCCAAATACCGTTCTTTTCACGGCTCCCGGCTTGAAAGCCGAGACCGCGGTGATTGGCTTCGACCTCGAGGGCGTCGCCGTGTCCTCGGGCTCTGCCTGTTCCTCGGGCAAGGTGCAGCCG
This genomic window contains:
- a CDS encoding methyl-accepting chemotaxis protein, whose amino-acid sequence is MKLLSHLKIRTKLASMVCLSALTVTAIIGVSSVLSKSRMLEDRVQQMRTAVDMLHNLAQSLEEEVGAGKLTQAEAKVQFHQRGRRMSFNGGQGYPVVYNADTSLIVNGANQQLEGKITGAKDSNGVLIADAIIKAGAETAQGGVTSYLYPRPGQTEPVRKTVFARKFAPWNATISYGLYVDDIDADVRALTLELGAIGIGLMLLMATLSWLIARDVLGALDRQKNRMQAISEGAIDAAVEETGRGDEIGRMAETLEVLRQTALTARKLEAEQVATKTRSEQEKRDALISLADRFDASVGQLVGLMASGSGDLEVTAKSMSSTAEGTNRRAAVVGSAATEASQRVQTVAAAAEELSSSITEISRQVAQSAVVTGRAVDSARRTDTIVRALSDGAQQIEHVAELISSIAAQTNLLALNATIEAARAGEAGRGFAVVASEVKSLASQTAEATREIGDKIAQIQGATKEAVDAIGGITATIEEVSRIASSIGAAIEEQGAATAEIARSVSQTAEATQEVTTNIGGVSTAANETGNAAGMVLAAASNLSKQAEQLSGEVGTFLAGVRAA
- a CDS encoding DoxX family protein, with amino-acid sequence MNFPYLVRFQPVLLSLFRFITGLLLLQYGIAKLFKFPVLPYFANIPPLIYAAGTLELVLGALLMIGLFTRLAAFILSGEMAFAYFMGHMFKGETPVFLPLLNGGTAAILFCFACLYLSAAGGGSVSADAAMGKD
- a CDS encoding MFS transporter, with protein sequence MDQKQATRERVTATPQGVVRTALVVLALCFTLAVLGRGLSESFTVFLKPISENFGWDRAQVVSIYSLTWLISGLTAPFVGRLFDHSGPRIVYALGLLLLGSAFLIAAHAQSLWQFQLSIGLCVGVGVAFIGNVPNSILLGRWFGPKLPTAMAVVYSAMGGGVLALLPASQLLIDHLGWRETYQLFGFAALGLLVPLMLLPWRLFASGSPHIAKKTDPDFVDHGWTLPSAMRHHAFWALFSTFFFTAVGMYAIAAQIVAYLIDAGFPPLQAATAWGFSGVVLVFGMLGVSALDGLIGRRPSVLLSYAISILGIFLLWLLQYSANLLLLTGFVVCFGSMMGSRGPLITATAMKIFGGKRVGTIYGTISIGSGLGSAFGSWSGGLIHDATHGYNALLAFALASVVLGMIPFLVVPALRR
- the tyrS gene encoding tyrosine--tRNA ligase, which translates into the protein MTAFKSDFLNTLQERGFVHQCSDFEGLDALAAKGEVTGYVGYDCTARSLHIGNYLTMMMLHWLQQSGNKPITLMGGGTTMVGDPSGKDETRAIRSVAEIEANKESIRGVFAKVLRYGEGKSDAIMLDNAEWLTKLNYIEMLRDIGRHFSVNRMLTMDSVRLRLEREQEMSFIEFNYMICQAYDYVELARRTGCNLQMGGSDQWGNIIMGVDLGRRMGTHQLYALTTPLLTTASGVKMGKTAQGAVWLNADQFSAYDFWQYWRNTEDADVGKFLKLFTTLPMSEIRKLEALGGSEINEAKKVLATEATALLHGRDAANEAAETARRTFEEGALAESLPTVEIPRGEFDAGLGVLNAFVKAGLVASNGEARRQIKGGGLRVNDEPVTDEKMALSAADLTPEGVIKLSFGKKKHILLRPA
- a CDS encoding anhydro-N-acetylmuramic acid kinase — encoded protein: MMLTALGLMSGTSLDGVDVALIETDGKQVKAFGPSGYRPYSPAERNLLRQALSEAVHLPQRDARPGVLADAERAVTLAHAEAVATFVAQNRMKPEDIDIVGFHGQTVLHRPEKRLTVQIGDAPALAKAIHIPVMHDFRAADVEAGGQGAPFVPVYHRALVHSLEREGPIVVVNIGGVSNITYIDGNDTLIACDTGPGNALLDDFMYRTMNQAFDADGKFAALGKADEAWIARALELPFFASPPPKSLDRNDFAALKLGDIAPADGAATLTAFTAAAIARIVPLLPRRPRSWIVCGGGARNRTMLQMLRERVGSATVEAAETVGWASDAIEAQAFGFLAARGLKGLPLSYPATTGVPMPMTGGVIARP
- a CDS encoding glutathione S-transferase family protein, which produces MTASLKLISHKLCPYVQRAVIALNEKGAPFERVDIDLANKPDWFLKLSPLGKVPVLVVATDKGEVALFESNVICEYIEETQGGGKLHPTDALERAEHRAWMEFGSAILGDLWGLETTTDPATFESKRQALVAKFARVEAALSASPFFAGDAFSLVDAVFAPVFRYFDVFDEVTELGIFKDLPKVRAWRAELAKRPSVRTAVGADYPQLLRAFLVRHDAHLLKLAA
- a CDS encoding multidrug efflux SMR transporter, coding for MSQSMAWLMLVIAGALDIGWAISMKYAEGYTRAGWSIVSLVLLAAFVVLLGRALKVLEVGVAYSVWTGIGAAGTFVMGVVLFGETLSAMKLAGIALVLMGIVALKLA
- a CDS encoding alpha/beta hydrolase, translating into MPEVIFTGPAGRLEGRYHPAKQKNAPIAMVLHPHPQFHGTMNHQIIYQCYYAFAHRGFSVLRFNFRGVGRSQGSFDHGTGELSDAAAALDWAQTINPEARACWVAGFSFGAWIGMQLLMRRPEVEGFISIAPPANLYDFSFLAPCPSSGLIVHGEKDAVVPPKDVNTLVEKLKTQKGIVIDQQVIPGANHFFDAKLEPLMETITAYLDMRLANVR